The window CCCATTAAACAATGCGCATGATGTCGGCAATTGGTCCGCACAGTATATCGCCGATAAAATCAACGCATTCAACCCCACCGCTGACCGTCCTTTCGTTCTCGGTTTACCCACAGGTGGGACACCACTTGCAACCTATAAGGCTCTGATTGCTTTGTATCAAGCAGGTAAAGTGAGCTTTAAACATGTGGTGACGTTTAATATGGATGAATATATTGGTATCCCTGCTGATCATCCACAAAGCTACCATACATTTATGCATGAAAATTTCTTCAGCCATATTGATATTCAACCTGAAAACATCAACTTACTAAATGGTAATGCCCCCGATGTTGATGCGGAATGTCAGCGTTATGAAGATAAAATCAAATCTTATGGCAAAATTAATTTATTCATGGGTGGCGTAGGTAATGATGGCCATATTGCATTCAATGAACCGGGTTCTTCTCTCAACTCTCGCACCCGCATTAAGACGCTAACCCCAGAAACACGCCAAGCAAATTCACGTTTTTTTGATAACGATATTAACCAAGTCCCTAAATTTGCGTTAACTGTAGGTGTCGCCACATTAATGGATGCAGAAGAGTTAATGGTCTTGGCAACAGGCGCGAATAAAGCCAATGCAGTTCACGCAGCGGTAGAAGGTTCAATTAACCATATGTGGACTGTAAGTTGTGTGCAAATGCACCCTAAAGCACTGATTGTGTGTGATGAACCTGCAACGCTCGAGTTAAAAGTCAAAACACTCAAATATTTCAAACAGTTAGAATCTGAAATTATTGAGCAGTTTAACTAAGATTACATTTATCAATCACCCGACTGGTGACGGCCAGTCGGTGACCCATTTCCCAGAGGTCAGGAGGTTAAAACCATGTATGCACTAACCCATTGCATTATTTATACAGGCCATGAAAGACTGGATAACCATGCTGTTATCGTTGATGGTGAAATCATCAAAGAGGTTTGCCCTGTCTCTGAACTACCTGCAAATATTCCGCAACACGATTTGCAAGGCGCAATTCTCTCTGCTGGTTTTATTGATCTGCAAGTTAACGGCTGTGGTGGTGTTCAATTTAATGATAATAAAGAAAACGTCACACTAAAAAATTTAGACATCATGCAAAAAGCCAATGAGCGCACAGGTTGTACTAGCTATCTACCGACGCTAATCACTTGCTCTGATGATCTCATGAAACATGGGATTGAAGTCATGACCGAGTATTTAAAAGATCACAAACACCAAGCACTTGGTCTGCATTTAGAAGG of the Providencia rettgeri genome contains:
- the nagB gene encoding glucosamine-6-phosphate deaminase; this encodes MRLIPLNNAHDVGNWSAQYIADKINAFNPTADRPFVLGLPTGGTPLATYKALIALYQAGKVSFKHVVTFNMDEYIGIPADHPQSYHTFMHENFFSHIDIQPENINLLNGNAPDVDAECQRYEDKIKSYGKINLFMGGVGNDGHIAFNEPGSSLNSRTRIKTLTPETRQANSRFFDNDINQVPKFALTVGVATLMDAEELMVLATGANKANAVHAAVEGSINHMWTVSCVQMHPKALIVCDEPATLELKVKTLKYFKQLESEIIEQFN